Below is a window of Ktedonobacteraceae bacterium DNA.
CGTCATACCAGGGCACCCCATCTTCATCAACGCCCAGTTGCCAGCAAATGTCAATATACCACTGAATAACCTCGCCATCCGCATTAAACATGGTGGTCAAGGTATAATGGGCTCCTTCAGGAAAGTGCTGTAGCCATGATAAATCTCTGTCCGCAATGTATATCTTTTGATCTTGTAGTTCAATAGAGAGAGGCTCTTCTACCTCATCCATATGTAGCAATGTGATATAACCGCTATATTCTTTCGCGTTCACACGTGTCATACGAAATCGGCTTCGGGTAATGCGTTTCCAATCGGCGCGGTCCGCGCGTTTGCGTTTCAAGCGTCTCTCCTGCCAGGTACTACTGAAACTCAACCAGAAGTGGTATACTGAATTGTACTGATTATTGTTGCTACATTTTAGCACGTTCTGAAATCAAGCAGGCAGATGAACATGGTAGAAGGCACAGGTCGTAGCCTTCTTGAACGCGCAGGAACACTCCTGACACTTTTTACGCTCATCGACAAAAGGCCTGCCGGTTTCTTGAATTTCACCGGCAGGCCTTTTATGGATGGGTGCGAAATCAGCTATTCCGCGCTACCGAACTCCTTGATTTCCTGCATCTCCGTTTCGGAGAGTTCGCGTGGCACCTCTCCACGGTTAATCTTCTGGCTTTGTACATAACGGCGCGTACTTTCAACGATCTCCGGGTTGGCAAGCGTCGTCACATCGCCCACGGGAGCGAAGTTGGTAATCGAAGCAAGGACGCGGCGCATGATCTTGCCGGAGCGTGTCTTCGGCATATCCGCGACGATCCAGATATTCCTCGGTTTGGCGATCTTGCCGATCTCCCTTTCAATCGCCTGGGATACCTTATCCTCGATTTCCTTGCTTGCTGTGTAACCAGGTTTGAGCGAGACATACATCTCGACCACTCTACCGCGCAACTCGTCCATCATGGGAACAGCGGCGGCCTCGGCAACCTCATCGACGGTCAGAGCGGCAGACTCAAGCTCCTTGGTGCCAAGACGATGTCCGGCTACGTTGATCACGTCGTCAACGCGACCCAGGATGCGGAAGTAGCCGTCGGCGGCCAGTACCGCGCCATCACCGGCGAAGTACGGCCAGTCATGCCAGTCCTTACTTTCGGGATTCTTGCAGTACTTGGCATAATAGGTTTGCACAAAGCGTTCCGGCTGGCCCCAGATTGTCTCGAAAACACCTGGCCAGGGATTGCGAATACAGATGTTGCCCGCGCGCCCGCTTCCGGCTGGAACCTCATTGCCTGCCTCATCATAGATCACCGGGTAGATGCCAAGCGCGCCGGGACCGCAACTGCCAGGCTTCATTGGCTGCAAGGCAGGTAGTGTAGTGCAGAGGAAGCCACCTGTCTCAGTCTGCCACCACGTGTCGACAATGACGGCTTCATCCTTACCAATGGTATGGTAATACCAGCGCCAGACATCCGGCTCAATCGGTTCACCTACCGTGGTCATGTGCTTGAAATGGTAGTTGTATTTGGCCGGCTGATCGGAGCCAACCTTGCGCAGCATGCGAACAGTCGTTGGAGCGGTATGGAAGATGGTCACACCCAGCCGTTCAGCGATGCGCCAGGGTCGGCCAGGATCGGGATAGGTTGGCACACCTTCGTACATTACACTTGTCGTTCCCAACGCCAGTGGGCCATACACGATATAGGAGTGACCGGTGATCCAACCGATATCGGCGAAGCACCAGTAGGTATCATCGGGATGGATATCCTGATAGTACTTCGACGTTCCGGCCACATAGGACAGGTAGCCGCCGGTGCTATGCTGGCACCCCTTGGGCCGTCCGGTCGTGCCGCTAGTGTACATGAGGAACAATGGGGCCTCGGCAGGCATAGAAACCGGCGGGACGATTTTTCGTTGATAGTTGGCGAGCAGCTCATCAACAAAGAAATCTCGCCCTTCGACCATCGGCGTATTAGAAGAATACTTGCCGGGATAGCGCCGCCAGACCAGAACCTTCTCAACCTCGACACCTTGTTCGCGGGCCGTTTTTACCGCCTCGTCTGCCTTGGCCTTGTGATCGACCAGCTCTCCATTACGGTAATAGCCATCCATTGTCACCAGGATACGACTGCCCGAATCTGCAATGCGGCCTCCACATGCTGCCCCGCTGAATCCACCAAATACCTCAGAATGAATCACGCCCAGACGGGCGCAAGCGAGCATGGAAACGGGCAGTTCAGGCACCATCGGCATGTGGAAAGTGACACGGTCGCCGGTCTTAACGCCGCCAAAATCGAGAAGCAATGCAGCGAATTCATTCACCCTGACATAAAGTTCTTGATACGTGATGGCCAGTGTCTGTTCTGCTTCCGGCTCGGGCACCCAGATCAAGGCCGCCTTATTAGGATTCTTCTCGCGATGGCGGTCGACACAGTTGTAGCAGGCATTGAGTTTGCCGCCGACGAACCACCTCCAGAACGGCGGATTGCTCGTATCCAGCGTCGTGTGCCAGTACTGATCCCAGGTGAGCAGGTCGGCATATTCCTTGAAGCACTCTGGGAAATTTTTTTCTTTAAATCGCTCAAGGATAGCCGGATCGTTTACATTCGCCTGTCCAATAAACTTTGGGCTGGGATAGAAGTATTGCTCCTCGCGCCAGTGAACAGCAATCTGAGCTTCGGAGACTAATCCTTCCTCTTCTTCAATTGCCATGACTTGATTTCCTCCTACATGGTAAAAATACTATGTTCCACGACTCTTGTGAACTTGTGATAATCATTCCAGTTGCAAGAATGTTACGGTGACATTGCTCTCTTATCCTTTCTCTCTGGTTGCATCCAGAATTCAGGAATATATGAATGATTTCAACCCCGGTCGGGCTTGCTAAAGCATTTAGCCTTCAGGAAATCACTATGTTCTTCTTGTTTCGTTTCAATCTCAAATGAGAAGCCAGGCCTTTTTAGCCTGATATAGCTCACAAGAGCCTGTGTTGAGCGTGGATTGTAGGGATCGAGTACCGGGCTAAAGCATGGCAGCACGTCTTTCCGCCAGAATGCGAGAAGTTTAAGTTTACTCTCCTGACTTGGATGTCGCTGTATGCTGGTTTCGTGCTGAAAAAGAGATCAAATATCATG
It encodes the following:
- a CDS encoding DUF402 domain-containing protein, with the translated sequence MTRVNAKEYSGYITLLHMDEVEEPLSIELQDQKIYIADRDLSWLQHFPEGAHYTLTTMFNADGEVIQWYIDICWQLGVDEDGVPWYDDLYLDIVVTPDGEIILLDVEELDEALREGKISPLAYDFAWQEADALMLAIEEDMFPLLWLSETHYQQLMQLPG
- the acs gene encoding acetate--CoA ligase is translated as MAIEEEEGLVSEAQIAVHWREEQYFYPSPKFIGQANVNDPAILERFKEKNFPECFKEYADLLTWDQYWHTTLDTSNPPFWRWFVGGKLNACYNCVDRHREKNPNKAALIWVPEPEAEQTLAITYQELYVRVNEFAALLLDFGGVKTGDRVTFHMPMVPELPVSMLACARLGVIHSEVFGGFSGAACGGRIADSGSRILVTMDGYYRNGELVDHKAKADEAVKTAREQGVEVEKVLVWRRYPGKYSSNTPMVEGRDFFVDELLANYQRKIVPPVSMPAEAPLFLMYTSGTTGRPKGCQHSTGGYLSYVAGTSKYYQDIHPDDTYWCFADIGWITGHSYIVYGPLALGTTSVMYEGVPTYPDPGRPWRIAERLGVTIFHTAPTTVRMLRKVGSDQPAKYNYHFKHMTTVGEPIEPDVWRWYYHTIGKDEAVIVDTWWQTETGGFLCTTLPALQPMKPGSCGPGALGIYPVIYDEAGNEVPAGSGRAGNICIRNPWPGVFETIWGQPERFVQTYYAKYCKNPESKDWHDWPYFAGDGAVLAADGYFRILGRVDDVINVAGHRLGTKELESAALTVDEVAEAAAVPMMDELRGRVVEMYVSLKPGYTASKEIEDKVSQAIEREIGKIAKPRNIWIVADMPKTRSGKIMRRVLASITNFAPVGDVTTLANPEIVESTRRYVQSQKINRGEVPRELSETEMQEIKEFGSAE